A single Micromonospora sp. CCTCC AA 2012012 DNA region contains:
- a CDS encoding MazG-like family protein, which yields MDESIWNAVRGAREWLDAANGSGDTELTCRILKLTEEAGEVAGAWIGVLGQNPRKGVTHRREDVAAELADVAFTALVAVESLGLDAREVLAACAAKVRARAT from the coding sequence GTGGACGAGTCGATCTGGAACGCGGTACGCGGCGCGCGCGAGTGGTTGGACGCCGCCAACGGCAGCGGGGACACCGAGCTCACCTGTCGGATCCTCAAGCTGACCGAGGAGGCGGGGGAGGTGGCCGGCGCCTGGATCGGCGTCCTTGGGCAGAACCCGCGCAAGGGCGTGACCCACCGCCGCGAGGACGTCGCCGCGGAACTGGCCGACGTCGCGTTCACCGCCCTCGTCGCGGTGGAGAGCCTGGGCCTGGACGCCCGGGAGGTGCTGGCGGCGTGCGCCGCCA
- a CDS encoding alpha/beta hydrolase family protein, protein MLTSTTRLVRRLLAVGTTLTLAVGLAGAAPAVAADRDGDGSQPLPGYTISNPPLAPLEISGAATTVRQGVHRHAGYIIETPAKWNGDLVMWAHGYRGQSTVLSPEPPAFGLRQRMLEQGYAWAASSYATNGFDIRSGVLGTKDLADLFRRTVKRPHRVLMAGVSMGGYIIGRSLEQYPGYYDGALPMCGVLGDHELLDFYLDYNLVAQALAGVPAYPTPTDYLTNAVPRIQVALGLAGLKPGGPDTTTDLGKQLRAITINRSGGDRPGAEASFAVWKDFLFAISTTNGGDSPAQRPGQLATNLLTRYTPNSPVNVNAAVQRVAPENLWQRLSPTLTEVPRISGRPTVPVLTLHDLGDLFVPFSMEQAYARDTAWHGRSRLVVQRAVRASQHCEFSPTEAGTAWDDLTTWVRTGDRPAGDAVADPKAVAAPDFGCRFSDRAAYAAGTGTRRLYAPCA, encoded by the coding sequence ATGCTGACCTCAACCACCCGCCTGGTCCGCCGACTGCTCGCCGTCGGCACGACCCTGACCCTCGCGGTCGGGCTCGCCGGCGCCGCGCCGGCCGTCGCCGCCGACCGCGACGGTGACGGCAGCCAGCCGCTGCCGGGCTACACCATCAGCAACCCGCCGCTGGCGCCGCTGGAGATCTCCGGCGCGGCCACCACCGTCCGCCAGGGCGTGCACCGGCACGCCGGCTACATCATCGAGACGCCCGCGAAGTGGAACGGCGACCTGGTGATGTGGGCGCACGGCTACCGCGGCCAGAGCACCGTGCTCTCCCCCGAGCCGCCCGCCTTCGGCCTGCGGCAACGGATGCTGGAGCAGGGGTACGCCTGGGCGGCGTCGTCGTACGCCACGAACGGCTTCGACATCCGCTCCGGCGTCCTCGGCACCAAGGACCTGGCCGACCTCTTCCGCCGCACCGTCAAGCGTCCGCACCGGGTGCTGATGGCCGGTGTCTCCATGGGCGGCTACATCATCGGCCGGTCGCTGGAGCAGTACCCGGGCTACTACGACGGGGCGCTGCCCATGTGCGGGGTGCTCGGCGACCACGAGCTGCTCGACTTCTACCTCGACTACAACCTGGTGGCGCAGGCCCTCGCCGGGGTGCCGGCGTATCCGACGCCCACCGACTACCTGACCAACGCGGTGCCGAGGATCCAGGTGGCGCTCGGTCTCGCCGGGCTCAAGCCGGGCGGCCCGGACACCACCACCGACCTGGGCAAGCAGCTGCGGGCGATCACCATCAACCGCTCCGGCGGTGACCGCCCCGGCGCCGAGGCGTCCTTCGCGGTCTGGAAGGACTTCCTCTTCGCCATCAGCACCACCAACGGCGGCGACTCGCCCGCCCAGCGCCCCGGCCAGCTCGCCACCAACCTGCTGACCCGCTACACCCCGAACAGCCCGGTGAACGTCAACGCCGCCGTCCAGCGGGTCGCCCCGGAGAACCTCTGGCAGCGGCTGTCGCCCACGCTGACCGAGGTGCCGCGGATCAGCGGTCGGCCGACCGTACCGGTACTCACCCTGCACGACCTGGGTGACCTCTTCGTACCGTTCTCGATGGAGCAGGCGTACGCCCGCGACACGGCGTGGCACGGCCGCAGCCGGCTGGTCGTCCAGCGGGCCGTCCGGGCCTCCCAGCACTGCGAGTTCAGCCCGACCGAGGCCGGCACCGCCTGGGACGACCTCACCACCTGGGTACGCACCGGCGACCGTCCCGCCGGGGACGCGGTGGCCGACCCGAAGGCGGTGGCGGCCCCCGACTTCGGGTGCCGCTTCAGCGACCGGGCCGCGTACGCCGCCGGCACCGGCACCCGCCGTCTCTACGCCCCCTGCGCCTGA
- a CDS encoding DUF397 domain-containing protein, which yields MQQPENGVPASQLPSLRWQKSRRSNPSGNCVELAELPDGAGIAMRNSRHPEGPALIYTVDEIAAFVLGARDGDFDHLLPDTRSRRRD from the coding sequence ATGCAACAGCCCGAGAACGGCGTACCCGCCAGTCAGCTTCCGTCGCTCCGCTGGCAGAAGAGCCGCCGGAGCAACCCGAGCGGCAACTGCGTCGAGCTGGCCGAACTGCCCGACGGCGCGGGCATCGCGATGCGCAACTCGCGCCACCCGGAGGGGCCGGCCCTGATCTACACCGTGGACGAGATCGCGGCCTTCGTGCTGGGCGCGCGGGACGGCGACTTCGACCACCTGCTCCCCGACACGCGGTCCCGTCGACGGGACTGA
- a CDS encoding helix-turn-helix domain-containing protein: protein MVPGEGGPATGPTVLRMLLGAQLRRLREGAGVTREGAGWEIRSSESKISRMELGRVGFKERDVADLLTLYGVTDTDERAALLKLARDANSPGWWHRYGDVLPSWFQSYLGLEAAAALIRTYEVQFVPGLLQTPEYARAVILLGHRAAPPEEIERRVSLRVERQELLRRPRPPQLWAVVDEAALRRPIGGPEVMRGQLTALIEATRSPHVRLQIVPFDAGGHAAAGGAFTILRFGDQDLPDIVYIEQLTSAIYLDKRDDLDYYALAMERLCVEAEPPERTAEILGRILAEHYPQ, encoded by the coding sequence ATGGTTCCCGGCGAGGGCGGTCCGGCCACCGGTCCGACCGTGCTGCGCATGCTGCTCGGGGCGCAGCTGCGTCGGCTCCGCGAGGGCGCCGGGGTGACCCGGGAGGGCGCCGGCTGGGAGATCCGCTCGTCCGAGTCGAAGATCAGCCGGATGGAGCTGGGCCGGGTCGGCTTCAAGGAACGCGACGTCGCCGACCTGCTCACCCTCTACGGCGTCACCGACACCGACGAGCGGGCGGCGCTGCTCAAGCTCGCCCGGGACGCGAACAGCCCCGGCTGGTGGCACCGCTACGGCGACGTGCTGCCGAGCTGGTTCCAGTCGTACCTGGGGCTGGAGGCCGCCGCCGCGCTGATCCGCACCTACGAGGTGCAGTTCGTGCCCGGCCTGCTGCAGACCCCGGAGTACGCCCGCGCGGTGATCCTCCTCGGCCACCGCGCCGCCCCGCCCGAGGAGATCGAGCGGCGGGTGAGCCTGCGGGTGGAACGTCAGGAGCTGCTGCGCCGTCCCCGGCCGCCACAACTCTGGGCGGTCGTCGACGAGGCCGCCCTGCGCCGCCCGATCGGCGGCCCGGAGGTCATGCGCGGCCAGTTGACCGCGCTGATCGAGGCGACCAGGTCACCGCACGTACGGTTGCAGATCGTGCCCTTCGACGCCGGCGGCCACGCCGCGGCCGGCGGTGCCTTCACCATCCTGCGCTTCGGCGACCAGGACCTGCCCGACATCGTCTACATCGAGCAGCTGACCAGCGCGATCTACCTCGACAAGCGGGACGACCTGGACTACTACGCGCTGGCCATGGAGCGCCTCTGCGTGGAGGCCGAGCCGCCGGAGCGGACCGCGGAGATCCTGGGCCGGATCCTCGCCGAGCACTACCCGCAGTGA
- a CDS encoding protein kinase domain-containing protein, protein MSPFTPQLRLHDRFVLRERIGLGGMSEVWRADDEVLHRPVAVKALASQLATDPQLRATIQREARAAARLTHPNVTQVYDYGEATLADGAVVPYLVMELVEGRNLADRLATGPLPWPEAVRVAGQVAAALAAAHRIGVVHRDIKPGNVMLTETGAKVLDFGIAALAGPRHSGQTGELVMGTPAYFAPERMTPGPPDPASDVYALGALLYRTLTGRAPLPVQTWEDVLDVQARRPPVPPPGVPGLPADLAELTLACLALDPARRPTAAQLATRFGAGQPADPPTAILPTVARPAQPPTLIDRAPAPVRPTPPPLPSIPAVSPRPPARSGRLIGVLVATAVLLLLGLVGTIVLGDRPGRTPDAGPATVAPAQDPTGESSAPPPPETGGAPTTTRPGPLTLRQLAAGFAAVLADARASGQIDEKTAQDLREKAAELDRGKPKDRAKRLADLRERVAEAADRGRLDGDTAARLQQLLDAYVPARGGGRNDD, encoded by the coding sequence ATGTCGCCGTTCACGCCCCAGCTGCGGTTGCACGACCGGTTCGTCCTGCGCGAGCGCATCGGCCTCGGCGGGATGTCCGAGGTGTGGCGCGCCGACGACGAGGTGCTGCACCGCCCCGTCGCGGTGAAGGCCCTCGCGTCGCAGCTCGCCACCGATCCGCAGCTGCGGGCGACCATCCAGCGCGAGGCCCGCGCCGCCGCTCGGCTCACCCATCCGAACGTCACCCAGGTGTACGACTACGGCGAGGCGACGCTGGCCGACGGGGCGGTCGTGCCGTACCTGGTCATGGAGCTGGTGGAGGGGCGGAACCTGGCCGACCGGCTGGCCACCGGCCCGCTGCCGTGGCCGGAGGCCGTCCGGGTGGCCGGGCAGGTGGCGGCCGCGCTGGCCGCCGCGCACCGGATCGGCGTGGTGCACCGGGACATCAAACCGGGCAACGTGATGCTCACCGAGACCGGCGCGAAGGTCCTCGACTTCGGCATCGCCGCGTTGGCCGGGCCGCGGCACTCCGGGCAGACCGGCGAGCTGGTGATGGGCACCCCGGCCTACTTCGCCCCGGAGCGGATGACCCCCGGCCCGCCCGACCCGGCCAGCGACGTGTACGCCCTCGGCGCGCTGCTCTACCGCACCCTCACCGGCCGGGCGCCCCTGCCCGTGCAGACCTGGGAGGACGTCCTCGACGTGCAGGCCCGCCGGCCGCCCGTGCCGCCGCCGGGCGTCCCCGGCCTTCCCGCCGACCTCGCCGAGCTGACCCTCGCCTGCCTCGCGCTCGACCCGGCCCGGCGGCCCACCGCCGCCCAGCTCGCCACCCGGTTCGGCGCCGGCCAGCCCGCCGACCCGCCGACCGCCATTCTGCCCACCGTGGCCCGGCCCGCGCAGCCGCCCACCCTGATCGACCGGGCGCCCGCGCCGGTCCGCCCGACCCCGCCGCCGCTGCCCTCGATACCGGCGGTGTCGCCGCGCCCGCCGGCCCGCTCGGGCCGCCTGATCGGCGTGCTGGTCGCGACGGCTGTCCTGCTCCTGCTCGGCCTGGTCGGGACGATCGTGCTCGGTGACCGCCCCGGTCGGACGCCGGACGCCGGCCCGGCCACCGTCGCGCCCGCCCAGGACCCGACCGGGGAGTCCTCCGCGCCGCCGCCCCCGGAGACCGGCGGCGCGCCCACCACCACCCGGCCGGGGCCGCTCACGCTGCGCCAGTTGGCCGCCGGGTTCGCCGCGGTGCTCGCCGACGCGCGGGCCAGCGGCCAGATCGACGAGAAGACCGCCCAGGACCTGCGGGAGAAGGCCGCCGAGCTGGACCGGGGCAAGCCGAAGGACCGTGCCAAGCGGCTCGCCGACCTGCGCGAGCGGGTCGCCGAGGCGGCGGACCGGGGCCGCCTGGACGGCGACACCGCCGCCCGCCTCCAGCAACTGCTCGACGCGTACGTGCCGGCGCGCGGCGGCGGCCGCAACGACGACTGA
- a CDS encoding SAM-dependent methyltransferase has translation MTTEVPDTATDPVHPSDRIDTSVAHPARRYNYWLGGKDNFAADRESGDRMAELFPSIRISALENRRFLQRAVGHLAREAGIRQFLDVGTGIPTANNTHEVAQGIAPASRVVYVDNDPIVLAHARALLTSSAEGATAYIDADLRDPDKILSHPDLRRTLDLSQPVGLMLVAVLHFVPDADDPYAAVTRLLDALPAGSYLAASHATHDYLPPHLAQEAKASARGGGPHGIINLRSRDEFTRFFTGLELIEPGISSVAEWRAGTEPQPRPSVVEVSMYGGVARKP, from the coding sequence TTGACCACCGAAGTTCCCGACACCGCGACCGACCCCGTCCACCCGAGCGACCGGATCGACACCTCGGTGGCGCACCCCGCCCGCCGCTACAACTACTGGCTCGGCGGCAAGGACAACTTCGCCGCCGACCGGGAGTCCGGCGACCGGATGGCCGAACTCTTCCCGAGCATCCGGATCAGCGCCCTGGAGAACCGGCGCTTCCTGCAGCGCGCGGTCGGCCACCTCGCCCGCGAGGCCGGCATCCGGCAGTTCCTCGACGTCGGCACCGGCATCCCGACCGCCAACAACACCCACGAGGTGGCCCAGGGCATCGCCCCCGCGTCCCGGGTGGTCTACGTCGACAACGACCCGATCGTGCTGGCCCACGCCCGGGCCCTGCTGACCAGCTCCGCCGAGGGCGCCACCGCCTACATCGACGCCGACCTGCGCGACCCGGACAAGATCCTCAGCCACCCCGACCTGCGGCGCACCCTCGACCTGTCCCAGCCGGTCGGGCTGATGCTGGTCGCCGTGCTGCACTTCGTCCCCGACGCCGACGACCCGTACGCCGCGGTCACCCGGCTGCTCGACGCGCTGCCGGCCGGCAGTTACCTCGCCGCGTCGCACGCCACCCACGACTACCTCCCGCCGCACCTGGCGCAGGAGGCGAAGGCGTCCGCCCGGGGCGGCGGCCCGCACGGCATCATCAACCTGCGCAGCCGGGACGAATTCACCCGCTTCTTCACCGGCCTGGAGCTGATCGAGCCGGGTATCAGCTCGGTCGCGGAGTGGCGGGCCGGGACGGAGCCGCAGCCGCGCCCCTCCGTCGTCGAGGTCAGCATGTACGGCGGGGTGGCCCGCAAACCCTGA
- the gdhA gene encoding NADP-specific glutamate dehydrogenase produces MPEAVETVFASMVRRNPGEPEFHQAVREVLESIGPALARHPEYADARIIERICEPERQVMFRVPWEDDRGRVRVNRGFRVEFNSALGPFKGGLRFHPSVYLGIVKFLGFEQIFKNALTGLPIGGGKGGADFDPKGRSDREVMRFCQSFMTELYRHIGAQTDVPAGDIGVGGREIGYLFGQYKRITNRYESGVLTGKGLSYGGAQVRREATGYGAVFFADEMLRQTGDSLDGKRVVVSGSGNVAIYAIEKVHQLGGTVVACSDSDGYVLDEKGVDLALLRELKEERRGRLHEYVRQVPHAVAVSGRTVWEVPCDLALPCATQNEIGGAEAAALVAGGCVAVVEGANMPTTPEAVRILGEAGVRFAPGKAANAGGVAVSAFEMQQNAGRESWTFDRSEQRLRETMRDIHARCWSTAEEYGVPGDYVAGANITGFRRVAEAMLAHGVV; encoded by the coding sequence ATGCCGGAAGCCGTCGAGACGGTGTTCGCGAGCATGGTGCGCCGGAACCCGGGTGAGCCCGAGTTCCACCAGGCCGTCCGGGAGGTGCTGGAGAGCATCGGCCCGGCACTGGCCCGGCACCCCGAGTACGCGGACGCGCGGATCATCGAGCGGATCTGCGAACCGGAGCGGCAGGTCATGTTCCGGGTGCCGTGGGAGGACGACCGGGGGCGGGTCCGGGTGAACCGCGGCTTCCGGGTTGAGTTCAACAGCGCCCTCGGCCCGTTCAAGGGCGGCCTGCGCTTCCACCCGTCGGTCTATCTGGGCATCGTCAAGTTCCTCGGCTTCGAGCAGATCTTCAAGAACGCGCTGACCGGGCTGCCGATCGGGGGCGGCAAGGGCGGCGCGGACTTCGACCCGAAGGGCCGCTCGGACCGGGAGGTGATGCGGTTCTGCCAGAGCTTCATGACCGAGCTGTACCGGCACATCGGCGCGCAGACCGACGTACCGGCCGGGGACATCGGGGTGGGCGGCCGGGAGATCGGCTACCTGTTCGGGCAGTACAAGCGGATCACCAACCGGTACGAGTCGGGGGTGCTCACCGGCAAGGGCCTGTCGTACGGGGGTGCGCAGGTGCGCCGGGAGGCGACCGGGTACGGCGCGGTGTTCTTCGCCGACGAGATGCTCCGGCAGACCGGGGACAGCCTGGACGGCAAGCGGGTGGTGGTCTCCGGCTCGGGCAACGTGGCGATCTATGCGATCGAGAAGGTGCACCAGCTCGGCGGGACGGTGGTGGCCTGCTCCGACTCCGACGGGTACGTGCTGGACGAGAAGGGCGTCGACCTGGCGCTGCTGCGGGAGCTGAAGGAGGAGCGCCGGGGCCGCCTGCACGAGTACGTACGCCAGGTGCCGCACGCGGTGGCGGTCTCCGGTCGTACCGTCTGGGAGGTCCCCTGCGACCTGGCCCTGCCGTGCGCGACGCAGAACGAGATCGGCGGCGCGGAGGCCGCGGCGCTCGTGGCCGGCGGCTGCGTCGCGGTGGTGGAGGGGGCGAACATGCCGACCACGCCGGAGGCAGTACGGATCCTCGGCGAGGCCGGGGTGCGGTTCGCGCCCGGCAAGGCCGCCAACGCCGGCGGGGTGGCGGTCAGCGCGTTCGAGATGCAGCAGAACGCCGGTCGGGAGTCGTGGACGTTCGACCGGTCGGAGCAGCGGCTGCGGGAGACCATGCGGGACATCCACGCCCGCTGCTGGTCCACCGCCGAGGAGTACGGCGTGCCCGGCGACTACGTGGCCGGGGCGAACATCACCGGGTTCCGCCGGGTGGCGGAGGCGATGCTCGCCCACGGGGTGGTCTGA